Proteins encoded in a region of the Streptomyces sp. NBC_01298 genome:
- a CDS encoding MBL fold metallo-hydrolase, which translates to MKLTKRLHSCVQLEKDGLVLVIDPGAFSEADAGLGADALLVTHEHPDHFEEGRLRAALDANPAARLWTLRSVAEKLAPAYPGRVHTVGHGDTFTAAGFEVQVHGELHAVIHPDIPRITNVGFLVDASVFHPGDALTVPATPVETLMLPVHAPWNKIAEVIDYVREVKPRQTLAIHDAGLTDLILPIYATQIGNLGGAEYGRLTPGHAAEL; encoded by the coding sequence ATGAAGCTCACCAAGCGGCTGCACTCCTGCGTCCAGCTGGAGAAGGACGGGCTCGTGCTCGTCATCGACCCGGGCGCCTTCAGCGAAGCGGACGCCGGCCTCGGCGCCGACGCCCTGCTCGTCACCCACGAGCACCCCGACCACTTCGAGGAGGGCCGGCTGCGCGCCGCCCTCGACGCGAACCCGGCGGCGCGGCTGTGGACCCTGCGCAGCGTCGCGGAGAAGCTCGCCCCCGCCTATCCGGGCCGCGTCCACACGGTGGGCCACGGGGACACCTTCACCGCGGCCGGATTCGAGGTCCAGGTGCACGGCGAGCTGCACGCCGTGATCCACCCGGACATCCCGCGGATCACCAACGTCGGCTTCCTGGTGGACGCTTCCGTCTTCCATCCGGGGGACGCGCTGACCGTGCCCGCGACCCCCGTCGAGACCCTCATGCTCCCGGTGCACGCGCCCTGGAACAAGATCGCCGAGGTGATCGACTACGTCCGCGAGGTCAAGCCGCGCCAGACCCTCGCCATCCACGACGCCGGTCTGACGGACCTCATCCTGCCGATCTACGCCACCCAGATCGGCAACCTCGGCGGCGCCGAGTACGGCCGGCTCACCCCAGGGCACGCGGCCGAACTGTGA
- a CDS encoding ROK family glucokinase — protein MSTYRDFTLAHRGAARGTVLRTIGTRERRSHLTAPRVPTVGIDIGGTKVMAGVVDADGVILEKIRTETPDKSKSPKVVEDTIVELVLDLSDRHDVHAVGIGAAGWVDADRSRVLFAPHLAWRDEPLRDALQSRLAVPVMVDNDANTAAWAEWRFGAGRGEDHLVMITLGTGIGGAILEGGQVKRGRYGVAGEFGHMQVVPGGHRCPCGNRGCWEQYSSGNALVREARELAAADSPVAHNLIARVGGNVQEITGPLITELAREGDAMCVELLQDIGQWLGVGIANLAAALDPSCFVIGGGVSAADDLLIGPARDAFRRHLTGRGYRPEARIAKAQLGPEAGMVGAADLSRLVARRFRRATRRRVERYERYAQFGRRDTSTGLEDQEKQ, from the coding sequence ATGAGCACGTACCGGGACTTCACGCTCGCCCACCGGGGGGCGGCGCGGGGCACCGTCCTGCGGACCATCGGGACCCGTGAGCGCAGGTCGCACCTGACCGCACCGCGCGTTCCGACCGTCGGCATCGACATCGGCGGCACCAAGGTGATGGCCGGGGTCGTCGACGCCGACGGGGTCATCCTGGAGAAGATCCGGACCGAGACCCCGGACAAGTCCAAGAGCCCCAAGGTCGTCGAGGACACCATCGTCGAGCTGGTCCTCGACCTCTCCGACCGGCACGACGTGCACGCCGTGGGCATCGGCGCCGCCGGCTGGGTCGACGCCGACCGCTCCCGCGTCCTGTTCGCCCCGCACCTGGCCTGGCGCGACGAACCGCTGCGCGACGCGCTCCAGTCCCGGCTCGCGGTCCCGGTCATGGTGGACAACGATGCCAACACCGCCGCCTGGGCCGAATGGCGCTTCGGCGCCGGCCGGGGCGAGGACCACCTGGTCATGATCACCCTGGGCACCGGGATCGGCGGGGCCATCCTCGAAGGCGGCCAGGTCAAGCGCGGCCGCTACGGGGTCGCGGGCGAGTTCGGCCACATGCAGGTGGTCCCCGGGGGACACCGGTGCCCCTGCGGCAACCGCGGCTGCTGGGAGCAGTACAGCTCCGGGAACGCCCTGGTCCGCGAGGCCCGCGAGCTGGCCGCCGCCGACTCCCCGGTCGCCCACAACCTCATCGCCCGCGTCGGCGGCAACGTCCAGGAGATCACCGGGCCGCTCATCACCGAGCTGGCCCGCGAGGGCGACGCCATGTGCGTCGAGCTGCTCCAGGACATCGGGCAGTGGCTCGGCGTCGGCATCGCCAACCTCGCGGCCGCCCTCGACCCCTCCTGCTTCGTCATCGGCGGCGGCGTCAGCGCCGCCGACGACCTGCTGATCGGCCCCGCCCGCGACGCCTTCCGCCGCCACCTCACCGGCCGCGGATACCGCCCCGAGGCCCGTATCGCCAAGGCCCAGCTCGGCCCCGAGGCCGGCATGGTCGGCGCCGCCGACCTCTCCCGGCTCGTCGCCCGCCGCTTCCGCCGGGCCACGCGCCGGCGCGTCGAGCGGTACGAGCGCTACGCGCAGTTCGGCCGGCGCGACACCTCCACCGGCCTCGAGGACCAGGAAAAGCAGTGA
- a CDS encoding ATP-binding cassette domain-containing protein, producing MTDTGTRTSPDPSAPALVKLTDVSKYYGNIRALQGVSLEVSAGEITCVLGDNGAGKSTLIKIIAGLHRHDAGTFEIEGEETVLANPRAALDHGIATVYQDLAVVPLMPVWRNFFLGSEPTKGRGPFRRLDVELMRETTRAELLRMGIDLRDVDQPIGTLSGGERQCVAIARAVHFGAKVLVLDEPTAALGVKQSGVVLKYVAAARDAGLGVVLITHNPHHAYLVGNRFVLLKRGTMAGSHTRESITLDELTRQMAGGSELDELSHELERVAESGPDDTPRPENTSGPTPGTTAP from the coding sequence ATGACCGACACCGGAACCCGGACGTCCCCGGACCCGTCCGCCCCCGCCCTGGTGAAGCTGACCGACGTCAGCAAGTACTACGGCAACATCCGCGCCCTCCAGGGCGTCTCCCTGGAGGTCTCCGCCGGCGAGATCACCTGCGTGCTCGGCGACAACGGCGCCGGCAAGTCCACCCTCATCAAGATCATCGCGGGGCTGCACCGGCACGACGCCGGCACCTTCGAGATCGAGGGCGAGGAGACCGTGCTCGCCAACCCGCGCGCCGCCCTCGACCACGGCATCGCCACCGTCTACCAGGACCTCGCCGTGGTCCCGCTCATGCCCGTCTGGCGCAACTTCTTCCTCGGCTCCGAGCCCACCAAGGGCCGCGGCCCCTTCCGGCGGCTCGACGTGGAGCTCATGCGCGAGACCACCCGCGCCGAGCTGCTGCGCATGGGCATCGACCTGCGGGACGTGGACCAGCCCATCGGCACCCTGTCGGGCGGCGAGCGGCAGTGCGTGGCCATCGCCCGCGCGGTCCACTTCGGCGCCAAGGTCCTCGTACTCGACGAGCCCACCGCCGCCCTCGGCGTCAAGCAGTCCGGGGTGGTCCTCAAGTACGTGGCCGCGGCCCGTGACGCGGGTCTCGGCGTGGTCCTGATCACCCACAATCCGCACCACGCCTACCTGGTCGGGAACCGTTTCGTCCTGCTCAAGCGCGGCACCATGGCGGGCAGCCACACCCGCGAGTCGATCACCCTGGACGAGCTCACCCGGCAGATGGCGGGGGGCTCCGAGCTCGACGAGCTGAGCCACGAACTGGAGCGGGTGGCAGAATCAGGTCCTGACGACACGCCCCGACCCGAAAACACATCCGGCCCCACTCCGGGCACCACCGCACCCTGA
- a CDS encoding ABC transporter permease gives MSTATKAPAPAPAPRDERLAPTSLLRRLLGRPELGAVVGAVAVFVFFSFAADSFLRASSLSTILYSASTIGIMAVPVALLMIGGEFDLSAGVMVTSSALLSSMFSYQMTANVWVGVLVSLLVTLGIGFFNGFMLTRTKLPSFIITLGTFLMLTGLNLGFTKLISGSVSTKTIADMEGFSSARALFASQWTFGSVTLKVTILWWLVLVAVATWILLRTRAGNWIFAVGGGADAARATGVPVVKTRIGLYMGVALCAWISGQHILFSFDVVQSGEGVGNEFLYIIAAVIGGCLMTGGYGSAIGSAVGAFIFGMTSNGIVYAQWNPDWFKFFLGAMLLLATLLNAWVRKRAEAK, from the coding sequence ATGAGCACCGCCACCAAGGCCCCGGCTCCCGCCCCCGCCCCGCGCGACGAGAGGCTCGCGCCCACCTCGCTGCTGCGCCGCCTGCTGGGCCGGCCCGAGCTCGGCGCGGTGGTCGGCGCGGTGGCCGTCTTCGTCTTCTTCTCCTTCGCGGCCGACAGCTTCCTGCGGGCTTCCAGCCTGAGCACGATCCTGTACTCGGCCTCCACCATCGGCATCATGGCCGTCCCGGTGGCCCTGCTCATGATCGGCGGAGAGTTCGACCTGTCCGCCGGGGTCATGGTCACCTCATCGGCGCTGCTCAGCTCGATGTTCAGTTACCAGATGACCGCCAACGTCTGGGTGGGCGTCCTCGTATCGCTGCTGGTCACCCTGGGGATCGGGTTCTTCAACGGGTTCATGCTGACCCGTACGAAACTGCCCAGCTTCATCATCACGCTCGGCACCTTCCTGATGCTGACCGGCCTGAACCTCGGCTTCACCAAGCTGATCAGCGGCTCGGTCTCCACCAAGACCATCGCCGACATGGAGGGCTTCTCCTCCGCCCGCGCGCTCTTCGCCTCGCAGTGGACCTTCGGCTCGGTCACCCTCAAGGTCACCATCCTGTGGTGGCTGGTGCTGGTCGCCGTGGCCACCTGGATCCTGCTGCGCACCCGCGCCGGGAACTGGATCTTCGCCGTCGGCGGCGGCGCGGACGCGGCCCGCGCGACCGGGGTACCCGTCGTGAAGACCCGTATCGGCCTGTACATGGGCGTCGCCCTGTGCGCCTGGATCTCCGGGCAGCACATCCTCTTCTCGTTCGACGTGGTCCAGTCGGGCGAGGGGGTCGGCAACGAGTTCCTCTACATCATCGCCGCCGTCATCGGCGGCTGTCTGATGACCGGCGGCTACGGCTCGGCCATCGGCTCCGCCGTGGGCGCCTTCATCTTCGGCATGACCAGCAACGGCATCGTGTACGCGCAGTGGAACCCGGACTGGTTCAAGTTCTTCCTCGGCGCGATGCTGCTGCTGGCCACGCTGCTCAACGCATGGGTCCGCAAGCGGGCGGAGGCGAAGTGA
- a CDS encoding sugar ABC transporter substrate-binding protein, whose amino-acid sequence MARVRTGVRLVGAVLAAVLGASLVGCSSTGGKRAEDRAKAEAAGRPAVSTPRWTFAMVTHAGDGDTFWDIVQKGAKEAAAKDNINFVYAHDDQAQQQAQFVQNAIDQKVDGLIVSLAKPEALKDVLAKAVKAGIPVITVNSGSAQSAEYGALTHIGQDEVIAGEAVGTELGKRGRKKAVCVLHEQGNVGHEQRCAGAKKTFGESGGTMENLYVEGTNMPSVQAALQAKLQADPSVDAIVTLGAPFAPTAVKAKDAAGSKAEVDTFDLNASVARDLKSGALGFAVDQQPYLQGYEAVDLLWLYRYNADVLGGGLPVLTGPQIVTGAEAATLEKFINRGSR is encoded by the coding sequence GTGGCTAGGGTTCGGACAGGGGTACGCCTCGTGGGCGCGGTGCTCGCGGCGGTACTGGGTGCCTCCCTCGTGGGCTGCAGCAGTACGGGCGGCAAGCGCGCCGAGGACCGCGCGAAGGCCGAGGCGGCGGGCCGGCCCGCCGTCTCCACCCCGCGCTGGACCTTCGCGATGGTCACCCACGCGGGCGACGGCGACACCTTCTGGGACATCGTGCAGAAGGGGGCCAAGGAGGCCGCGGCGAAGGACAACATCAACTTCGTCTACGCCCACGACGACCAGGCACAGCAGCAGGCCCAGTTCGTCCAGAACGCCATCGACCAGAAGGTCGACGGGCTGATCGTCTCCCTGGCCAAGCCCGAGGCACTCAAGGACGTCCTCGCCAAGGCCGTCAAGGCCGGCATCCCGGTGATCACGGTCAACTCCGGATCCGCCCAGTCCGCCGAGTACGGCGCGCTCACCCACATCGGCCAGGACGAGGTGATCGCCGGCGAGGCGGTCGGCACCGAGCTGGGCAAGCGCGGCCGCAAGAAGGCCGTCTGCGTCCTGCACGAGCAGGGTAACGTGGGCCACGAGCAGCGCTGCGCCGGAGCGAAGAAGACCTTCGGCGAGTCCGGCGGGACCATGGAGAACCTGTACGTCGAGGGCACCAACATGCCGTCCGTCCAGGCGGCCCTGCAGGCCAAGCTCCAGGCCGACCCCTCCGTCGACGCGATCGTCACCCTCGGCGCGCCCTTCGCTCCCACGGCCGTCAAGGCCAAGGACGCGGCGGGCAGCAAGGCCGAGGTGGACACCTTCGACCTGAACGCCTCGGTGGCCCGCGACCTGAAGTCCGGCGCCCTCGGATTCGCCGTCGACCAGCAGCCCTACCTCCAGGGCTACGAGGCCGTCGACCTGCTCTGGCTCTACCGCTACAACGCCGACGTGCTCGGCGGCGGCCTGCCGGTGCTCACCGGGCCGCAGATCGTCACCGGGGCCGAGGCCGCCACGCTGGAGAAGTTCATCAACCGGGGCAGCCGATGA
- a CDS encoding Gfo/Idh/MocA family protein, with the protein MRIGLIGTGRIGSFHAAALARQADASSLLLADADPARAVRLADRLGATAAPTVEQIFTWGVDAVVIACATEGHADLVVRAVRGGLPVFCEKPLAPDLNRTLGVLREVAAVGGVLQLGFMRRFDAGYTTARELVRSGALGRLHTVRTTTADPSPPDAAYLRTSGGLYRDCLVHDFDMVRWVTGHEVREVYATGSDAGPARFREAGDVDTVAAVLTLDDGTLVSSTGTRCNGAGYDVRMELAGELDQVSTGLDDRTPIASTEPQGPPPATKPWPGFLERFAPAYEAELAAFVRLVRGEGPNPCDGVEALAAFRVAEACELSRRERRGVALEELADL; encoded by the coding sequence ATGCGCATCGGGCTCATCGGAACGGGCCGGATCGGTTCCTTCCACGCGGCGGCACTGGCCCGGCAGGCGGACGCGAGCTCGCTGCTGCTCGCCGACGCCGACCCCGCGCGGGCGGTGCGCCTCGCCGACCGGCTCGGGGCCACCGCCGCGCCCACCGTCGAGCAGATCTTCACCTGGGGCGTGGACGCGGTGGTGATCGCCTGCGCCACCGAGGGGCACGCGGACCTGGTCGTACGGGCCGTCCGCGGCGGGCTGCCGGTGTTCTGCGAGAAACCGCTCGCCCCGGACCTGAACCGCACCCTGGGGGTGCTGCGCGAGGTGGCGGCCGTCGGCGGGGTGCTCCAGCTCGGCTTCATGCGCCGCTTCGACGCGGGCTACACGACGGCGCGCGAGCTGGTCCGCTCCGGGGCTCTGGGCCGGCTGCACACCGTACGGACCACGACGGCGGATCCCTCGCCGCCGGACGCCGCGTACCTGCGGACCTCGGGCGGGCTGTACCGAGACTGCCTGGTGCACGACTTCGACATGGTCCGCTGGGTGACCGGTCACGAGGTGCGCGAGGTGTACGCGACCGGGTCGGACGCGGGGCCGGCGCGGTTCCGGGAGGCCGGGGACGTCGACACGGTCGCCGCCGTCCTCACCCTGGACGACGGGACGCTGGTCTCCAGTACCGGGACGCGGTGCAACGGCGCCGGGTACGACGTGCGGATGGAGCTGGCCGGGGAGCTGGACCAGGTCTCCACGGGCCTGGACGACCGTACGCCGATCGCCTCGACCGAACCCCAGGGCCCGCCCCCGGCCACCAAGCCGTGGCCGGGATTCCTGGAACGCTTCGCTCCCGCCTACGAGGCCGAGCTGGCGGCCTTCGTCCGGCTGGTGCGGGGCGAGGGGCCCAATCCGTGCGACGGGGTCGAGGCGCTCGCCGCGTTCCGGGTGGCGGAGGCCTGCGAGCTCTCGCGGCGGGAGCGGCGCGGCGTGGCGCTGGAGGAGCTCGCTGATCTCTGA
- a CDS encoding cytochrome P450 family protein: MPVLDLSSIAEDFNENPYPHYARLRAEGPLHRVKAADGQEVWLIVGHQEARQALTHPAVSKNWLTSGIYTDRERTEASANMMRADPPDHTRLRRLVSRSFAPGRIEGLRARIQEIVDGLLDAMEALPGRRADLIEAFAQPLPMTVICELLGVPEADRGAFHGWITEMVSPTGVESENAAVRAMTAYTAGLVDARIADPGEDLLSDWVTSRDDGGDRLSRRELVAMAVLMMVGGHETTVHLVSNGMRALLAHPDELAALRADPGGLIDGAVEEILRYDGPVETATFRFAGTDLEIGGTFIEAGSAILVCLAAADRDPARFDSPDTFDIRRPGRGGHIAFGHGIHHCVAAPLGRLEGRIAIRSLVERFPALREEPAVLEWAPGTLVRGTTRHPVRW, translated from the coding sequence ATGCCGGTTCTGGACCTCAGTTCGATCGCTGAAGACTTCAACGAGAACCCCTACCCCCACTACGCGCGCCTGCGCGCGGAAGGGCCGCTCCACCGCGTGAAGGCGGCGGACGGCCAGGAGGTCTGGCTGATCGTCGGTCACCAGGAGGCCCGCCAGGCCCTCACACACCCCGCGGTGTCCAAGAACTGGCTGACCTCCGGGATCTACACCGACCGGGAGCGGACCGAGGCCAGCGCCAACATGATGCGCGCCGACCCGCCCGACCACACCCGGCTGCGCCGGCTGGTCTCCCGCTCCTTCGCCCCGGGCCGGATCGAGGGACTGCGCGCGCGCATCCAGGAGATCGTCGACGGACTGCTCGACGCGATGGAGGCCCTTCCCGGGCGTCGGGCCGACCTGATCGAGGCCTTCGCGCAGCCGCTGCCCATGACCGTGATCTGCGAGCTCCTCGGGGTTCCCGAGGCGGACCGCGGCGCGTTCCACGGCTGGATCACCGAGATGGTCTCGCCCACCGGGGTCGAGTCGGAGAACGCGGCCGTGCGCGCCATGACCGCCTACACGGCCGGGCTCGTCGACGCCAGGATCGCCGATCCGGGCGAGGACCTGCTCAGCGACTGGGTGACCAGCAGGGACGACGGGGGCGACCGGCTCTCGCGGCGGGAACTGGTCGCCATGGCCGTCCTGATGATGGTCGGCGGGCACGAGACCACCGTGCACCTGGTCTCCAACGGGATGCGGGCGCTCCTGGCCCACCCCGACGAGCTCGCCGCCCTGCGCGCCGACCCCGGCGGCCTGATCGACGGCGCCGTCGAGGAGATCCTGCGCTACGACGGCCCGGTCGAGACGGCCACGTTCCGCTTCGCCGGCACGGACCTGGAGATCGGCGGCACCTTCATCGAGGCGGGCTCCGCCATCCTGGTCTGCCTCGCCGCGGCGGACCGGGACCCCGCCCGGTTCGACAGCCCCGACACCTTCGACATCCGCCGCCCCGGCCGGGGCGGGCACATCGCCTTCGGCCACGGCATCCACCACTGCGTCGCCGCGCCGCTCGGCCGGCTGGAGGGCCGGATCGCGATCCGGTCCCTGGTGGAGCGCTTCCCGGCCCTCCGGGAGGAGCCGGCCGTCCTCGAATGGGCGCCCGGGACCCTGGTCCGGGGGACCACCCGCCACCCGGTGCGCTGGTAG
- a CDS encoding DMT family transporter, translating to MSTLAAPAPVAAPRRAWLADLPVLLVAVVWGGSYLAAKGVTTTHTVIAVLVLRFALVLPVLALAGRRKLRALTPAQLRGAGVLGLVLGGIFLLETYGVVHTSATNAGLIISLTMIFTPLAESAVRREAPSPAFLGAAAVSVCGVVLLTQGAGFTTPSTGDLLILGAALARTAHVLLMARIKAVQEADSLSLTTVQLGTAVAVFAVLALLPGTGASPWAAAADFGPAEWAGLAFLSVFCTLFAFFVQMWAVRRTSPSRVSLLLGTEPLWAAAAGIALGGERLGAAGFAGVALVLAGTAWGRRAAG from the coding sequence GTGTCCACTCTCGCCGCCCCCGCTCCCGTCGCCGCCCCCCGCCGGGCCTGGCTCGCCGATCTGCCGGTCCTGCTGGTCGCCGTCGTCTGGGGCGGCAGCTACCTCGCCGCCAAGGGCGTCACCACCACGCACACCGTGATCGCGGTGCTCGTCCTGCGCTTCGCGCTGGTCCTGCCCGTCCTCGCCCTCGCCGGCCGGCGCAAGCTGCGCGCGCTGACGCCCGCCCAGCTGCGCGGCGCCGGAGTACTGGGACTCGTACTCGGCGGGATCTTCCTGCTGGAGACCTACGGGGTCGTCCACACCTCGGCCACCAACGCCGGGCTCATCATCAGCCTGACCATGATCTTCACCCCGCTCGCCGAGTCGGCCGTCCGGCGCGAAGCCCCTTCGCCCGCCTTCCTCGGCGCCGCGGCCGTCTCCGTCTGCGGAGTCGTGCTCCTCACCCAGGGGGCGGGCTTCACCACCCCGAGCACGGGCGACCTCCTCATCCTCGGCGCCGCGCTCGCGCGGACGGCGCACGTCCTGCTCATGGCCCGGATCAAGGCCGTGCAGGAAGCCGACTCGCTCTCCCTGACCACCGTCCAGCTCGGGACGGCGGTCGCCGTGTTCGCCGTACTGGCCCTGCTGCCCGGAACCGGCGCGAGCCCCTGGGCGGCCGCCGCCGACTTCGGCCCGGCCGAGTGGGCCGGACTCGCCTTCCTCTCCGTCTTCTGCACCCTGTTCGCCTTCTTCGTGCAGATGTGGGCCGTCCGCCGCACCTCCCCCTCCCGCGTCAGCCTGCTCCTCGGCACCGAACCCCTGTGGGCCGCCGCGGCGGGCATCGCACTGGGCGGCGAGCGGCTCGGCGCGGCCGGGTTCGCCGGGGTCGCGCTCGTACTCGCGGGTACTGCCTGGGGGCGGCGCGCGGCTGGCTGA
- a CDS encoding dihydrofolate reductase family protein produces the protein MGKLTLTTFLTLDGVMQAPGGPEEDPSGGFAYGGWLVPFADEGMGEFITEVFDRAGAFLLGRRTYEIFAAYWPQHDDPADPVASRLNGLPKYVASTTLKEPAWGPATAIDGEQLQSEVVRIKDATEGEVQVHGSGALARWLLARDLVDELNLLVFPVFLGGGRRLFPTGGLPTAFELTGSRTTSAGTAIHSYRPKGRAAFGTFE, from the coding sequence ATGGGAAAGCTGACCCTCACCACCTTCCTGACCCTCGACGGCGTGATGCAGGCACCGGGGGGCCCGGAGGAGGACCCCAGCGGCGGGTTCGCGTACGGCGGGTGGCTCGTGCCCTTCGCCGACGAGGGCATGGGGGAGTTCATCACCGAGGTCTTCGACCGGGCCGGGGCCTTCCTCCTCGGGCGCCGGACCTACGAGATCTTCGCCGCGTACTGGCCCCAGCACGACGACCCCGCCGACCCGGTCGCGAGCAGGCTGAACGGGCTGCCCAAGTACGTGGCTTCGACCACGCTCAAGGAACCCGCCTGGGGCCCCGCCACGGCGATCGACGGGGAGCAGCTGCAGAGCGAGGTCGTACGGATCAAGGACGCGACCGAGGGGGAGGTGCAGGTGCACGGCAGCGGCGCGCTCGCGCGGTGGCTGCTGGCGCGGGACCTGGTGGACGAGCTGAACCTGCTGGTCTTCCCCGTCTTCCTGGGCGGCGGGCGTCGGCTGTTCCCGACGGGCGGGCTGCCGACGGCCTTCGAGCTGACGGGCTCCCGCACCACCTCGGCCGGCACGGCCATCCACAGCTACCGGCCGAAGGGGCGCGCCGCGTTCGGCACCTTCGAGTGA